In Serratia sp. FDAARGOS_506, a genomic segment contains:
- a CDS encoding MFS transporter, translating into MTATLCNEQQTPGVPQQIATRLAFFVAGLGMAAWAPLVPFAKARIGIDDGSLGLLLLCIGAGSMLAMPLTGFLTGKLGCRAVILMAGLGLCIDLPLLALMDSLGGMAVALLLFGAAIGMIDVAMNVQAVIVERASGKAMMSGFHGFFSIGGIAGAGGVSALLWLGLTPLQSTLLTVLAVIVLLALASRHLLRESGADDGGPMFVLPRGWVMFIGILCFIMFLAEGSMLDWSALFLATLRGVEHSQAGLGYALFSITMTLGRLNGDRVVNSLGRYRVLLLGSLCAALGLSLAIAFNHATVSLVGFMLVGLGASNVVPILFSAAGNQRDMPANLAIASVTTVGYAGILAGPALIGFIAQFSSLTVAFACVAALLLAVTASAKAVTR; encoded by the coding sequence ATGACAGCCACCCTGTGCAATGAACAGCAAACGCCCGGCGTTCCTCAACAGATCGCCACTCGCCTGGCCTTCTTCGTCGCCGGTCTCGGCATGGCCGCCTGGGCGCCGCTGGTGCCTTTCGCCAAAGCGCGCATCGGCATCGATGACGGCTCGCTCGGCCTGTTGCTGCTCTGTATCGGCGCCGGTTCCATGCTGGCGATGCCGCTGACCGGCTTCCTGACCGGCAAACTGGGTTGCCGCGCAGTGATCCTGATGGCGGGGCTCGGGTTATGCATCGATCTGCCGCTGCTGGCACTGATGGATTCCCTCGGCGGCATGGCCGTAGCGCTGCTGCTGTTCGGTGCGGCAATCGGCATGATCGACGTAGCGATGAACGTTCAGGCGGTGATCGTCGAACGCGCCAGCGGCAAAGCGATGATGTCCGGTTTTCACGGTTTCTTCAGCATCGGTGGCATTGCCGGCGCCGGCGGCGTCAGCGCGCTGCTGTGGCTGGGGCTGACGCCGCTGCAATCCACTCTGCTCACCGTGCTGGCGGTGATCGTGCTGCTGGCGCTCGCCAGCCGCCATCTGCTGCGTGAGAGCGGCGCCGACGACGGCGGGCCGATGTTTGTCTTGCCGCGCGGCTGGGTGATGTTCATCGGCATCCTGTGCTTTATCATGTTTCTGGCGGAAGGTTCGATGCTCGACTGGAGCGCGCTGTTCCTCGCCACGTTGCGCGGCGTCGAGCATAGCCAGGCCGGACTGGGCTATGCGCTGTTTTCCATCACCATGACGCTCGGCCGCCTAAATGGCGATCGGGTGGTGAACTCGCTGGGCCGTTACCGGGTGCTGCTGCTGGGCAGCCTGTGCGCCGCGCTCGGTCTGAGCCTGGCCATAGCCTTCAATCACGCCACCGTTTCGCTGGTCGGTTTCATGCTGGTCGGCCTGGGCGCCTCGAACGTCGTGCCGATCCTGTTCAGCGCGGCGGGCAACCAGCGCGACATGCCGGCCAATTTGGCGATCGCCTCCGTCACCACCGTCGGCTATGCCGGTATTCTGGCCGGCCCGGCGCTGATCGGCTTTATCGCTCAGTTTTCCAGCCTGACGGTGGCTTTCGCCTGCGTAGCCGCTCTGCTGTTGGCGGTAACCGCCAGCGCTAAGGCCGTCACTCGCTGA
- the rcsD gene encoding phosphotransferase RcsD, producing MQNKQLTISSSNITRCFLLFIVLLTIGIGLYGYNYTNAWLAEKKYTLNSIAGSLQRRIDTYRYMTYQVYDKFGNAPAQNVDPGLQETRLRPDVYYVEKPHKKTDAVIFGSHDENTLAMIANISDYLDTRWGAKTESYAMYYLNGQDNSLSLITTQPLKELASRFRESYLTTSADERRAEMLQQANMLDERESFSDLRKQRFQNAYSFSIRTTFNQPGHLATVIAFDLPINDIIPANLARANFLLLPDDVDLDDSAIPAEMALGAHAAMSGGWVEFSAALPNAPLKVVYRVSAINLAIDLLRNNIWLIAINLLLLALSMLSIYFIRRQYIRPSENMAVELEAERALNQEIVSSLPSGLLVYSFANNTVIASNKIAEHLLPHLSLQKIAHMAEQHHGVIQATVNNEVYEIRIFRSQLSPDTYLFLMHDQDKEVMVNKRLQQARREYDKNVQARKLMLHNLGIELNQPVRQMHDLVDRLRSRPDEEQQQALLGQLTAESASVLGLIDNITLLTRLETQDWQPTREPFNPAAMIDELLLEALPALNQKGLALFKHFQLDVEQNYIGDANALRKVIALLVHYAIITTACGKISLVVDHEPEHPDRLIFQINDTGSGISNEEISNLNYPFLSQTLVDRFNHGSGLTFFLCNQLCKKLNGQLDIRSKVDIGTRYTIRVAMEMEKKEPQEQEKLLDGVTALLDVTSDEVRGIVTRLLQAYGADCLVAEDRAVNRDYDVLLTDNPQRADDYTLLLATDEPGWQALDKRYIRVNYNLNGALIDAVLMLIEQQMAALEQEESPLSLSSEDIQLYEKQLKSSDYYGLFVDTVPDDVKKLYTEAGSSDFNALSQTAHRLKGVFAMLNLLPGKQLCESLEQRIAEGDAPEIENNISQIDFFVSRLLKQGSQQHE from the coding sequence ATGCAAAATAAACAACTGACCATAAGCTCCAGCAACATTACCCGCTGCTTCCTGCTGTTTATCGTGCTGCTGACGATCGGCATTGGCTTGTATGGTTACAACTACACCAACGCCTGGCTGGCGGAAAAGAAGTACACGCTGAACAGCATTGCCGGTTCGCTGCAAAGGCGTATCGATACCTACCGCTATATGACCTACCAGGTCTATGACAAATTCGGCAATGCGCCGGCACAGAATGTCGATCCCGGTTTGCAGGAAACCCGCCTGCGGCCCGACGTCTATTATGTCGAGAAGCCGCATAAGAAAACCGACGCGGTGATCTTCGGCAGCCATGACGAGAACACACTGGCAATGATCGCCAACATCTCGGACTACCTGGACACCCGCTGGGGTGCCAAGACCGAGAGCTACGCCATGTATTACCTCAATGGTCAGGACAACAGCCTCAGTCTGATCACCACTCAGCCGCTCAAAGAGCTGGCTTCGCGCTTTCGGGAGAGCTACCTGACCACCTCGGCGGACGAACGCCGCGCCGAGATGCTGCAACAGGCCAACATGCTCGACGAGCGCGAGAGCTTTTCCGATCTGCGCAAGCAGCGTTTCCAGAACGCCTATTCGTTCTCGATTCGCACCACCTTTAATCAACCGGGGCATCTGGCGACGGTGATCGCCTTCGACTTGCCGATCAACGACATCATTCCGGCCAATCTGGCCCGCGCCAATTTCCTGCTGCTGCCGGACGATGTCGATCTCGACGACAGCGCCATCCCGGCGGAAATGGCTCTCGGCGCCCATGCGGCGATGAGCGGCGGTTGGGTCGAGTTCAGCGCCGCCCTGCCCAATGCGCCGCTGAAGGTGGTGTACCGCGTTTCGGCCATCAATCTGGCCATCGATCTGCTGCGCAACAACATCTGGCTGATCGCGATCAACCTGCTGCTGCTGGCGCTGTCGATGCTGAGCATCTACTTTATCCGCCGCCAGTACATACGCCCGAGCGAAAACATGGCGGTGGAGCTGGAAGCCGAGCGCGCTCTGAATCAGGAGATCGTCTCCAGCCTGCCTTCCGGCCTGCTGGTCTACAGCTTCGCCAACAATACGGTGATCGCCAGCAACAAAATCGCCGAGCACCTGCTGCCGCACCTCAGCCTGCAAAAAATCGCTCATATGGCCGAACAGCATCACGGAGTGATCCAGGCGACGGTCAACAATGAAGTGTATGAAATCCGTATTTTCCGCAGCCAGCTGTCGCCGGACACCTACCTGTTCCTGATGCACGATCAGGATAAAGAGGTGATGGTGAACAAACGGCTGCAGCAGGCGCGGCGCGAATACGACAAGAACGTTCAGGCACGTAAGCTGATGCTGCACAATCTGGGCATCGAGCTCAATCAACCGGTGCGCCAGATGCACGATCTGGTCGATCGTCTGCGCAGCCGGCCGGATGAGGAGCAGCAGCAGGCGTTGCTGGGCCAGTTGACGGCGGAGTCGGCTTCGGTGCTGGGATTAATCGATAACATTACCCTGTTGACCCGGCTGGAAACCCAGGACTGGCAGCCTACGCGCGAACCGTTCAATCCGGCGGCAATGATCGATGAGTTGCTGCTGGAGGCCCTGCCCGCCCTTAACCAAAAGGGGCTGGCGCTGTTCAAGCATTTCCAGCTGGACGTCGAGCAGAACTATATCGGCGATGCCAACGCGCTGCGTAAAGTGATCGCGCTGTTGGTGCATTACGCCATTATCACCACCGCCTGCGGCAAAATTTCCCTGGTTGTCGACCATGAGCCCGAGCATCCGGATCGCCTGATTTTCCAAATCAATGACACCGGCTCCGGCATATCCAACGAAGAGATCAGCAACCTCAACTATCCCTTCCTCAGCCAGACGCTGGTGGACCGCTTCAACCACGGTTCCGGGCTCACCTTCTTCCTGTGCAACCAGCTGTGCAAAAAGCTTAACGGCCAGTTGGACATTCGCAGCAAGGTGGATATCGGCACTCGCTATACCATTCGCGTCGCCATGGAGATGGAGAAAAAAGAGCCGCAGGAGCAGGAAAAACTGCTCGACGGCGTCACCGCCCTACTGGACGTCACGTCGGATGAAGTGCGTGGCATCGTGACCCGTCTGCTGCAGGCCTATGGCGCCGACTGCCTCGTCGCCGAAGATCGCGCGGTCAATCGCGATTATGACGTGCTGCTGACCGATAATCCGCAACGCGCTGATGATTACACCCTGTTGCTGGCAACCGATGAGCCGGGCTGGCAAGCGCTGGATAAACGCTACATTCGGGTGAACTACAATCTGAACGGCGCATTAATCGACGCCGTGCTGATGCTGATCGAACAGCAAATGGCCGCGCTGGAACAGGAAGAAAGCCCGCTTTCATTGAGCTCAGAAGATATCCAACTCTATGAAAAACAATTGAAATCAAGTGATTACTATGGGCTATTTGTCGATACAGTACCCGACGATGTCAAAAAACTGTATACTGAGGCGGGCAGCAGTGATTTCAATGCGCTGTCACAAACCGCACACCGCCTGAAAGGCGTGTTTGCCATGTTAAATCTGCTTCCCGGCAAGCAGCTGTGCGAATCGTTAGAACAGCGCATCGCAGAAGGTGATGCGCCCGAGATCGAGAATAACATCAGTCAGATTGATTTTTTCGTCAGCAGACTGCTGAAGCAAGGTAGCCAACAACATGAATAA
- a CDS encoding DUF4186 domain-containing protein yields MMSFQPDVLWQRLQSSPFRARFRLNAKDQSYLDDKGLPLILSHARDFIDRRLAAAHPKNDGKQTPMRGHPVFVAQHATATCCRGCLEKWHGIPQGASLDEQQKSYIIQVIALWLVRKGGAREEPDANIFDPDRGL; encoded by the coding sequence ATGATGTCCTTTCAACCCGACGTGCTGTGGCAGCGGCTGCAAAGCTCCCCCTTCCGCGCCCGTTTCCGTTTAAATGCCAAGGACCAGAGCTATCTCGACGACAAGGGATTGCCGCTGATCCTCAGCCATGCCCGCGATTTCATCGACCGTCGCCTGGCCGCCGCCCATCCTAAAAACGATGGCAAGCAAACGCCGATGCGCGGCCACCCGGTGTTTGTCGCCCAACATGCCACCGCCACCTGCTGCCGCGGCTGCCTGGAAAAGTGGCACGGTATACCGCAGGGCGCCTCACTGGACGAGCAGCAAAAGTCCTATATTATCCAGGTCATCGCGCTGTGGCTGGTGCGCAAAGGCGGCGCCAGAGAAGAACCAGACGCGAATATTTTCGACCCGGATCGCGGATTGTGA
- the rcsB gene encoding response regulator transcription factor RcsB: MNNLNVIIADDHPIVLFGIRKSLEQIEWVNVVGEFEDSTALINNLSKLDANVLITDLSMPGDKYGDGITLIKYIKRHYPQLSIIVLTMNNNPAILSAVLDLDIEGIVLKQGAPTDLPKALAALQKGKKFTPESVSKLLEKISASGYGDKRLSPKESEVLRLFAEGFLVTEIAKKLNRSIKTISSQKKSAMMKLGVENDIALLNYLSSVSMTPLDKD; encoded by the coding sequence ATGAATAACCTGAACGTAATTATTGCTGATGACCATCCTATCGTACTGTTTGGCATCCGGAAGTCACTTGAGCAAATTGAATGGGTGAATGTCGTTGGGGAGTTCGAAGACTCAACCGCACTGATCAACAATCTGTCCAAGCTGGACGCCAACGTGCTGATCACCGATCTGTCGATGCCGGGTGACAAGTATGGCGACGGCATCACGCTGATTAAATACATCAAGCGCCACTATCCGCAGTTGTCGATCATCGTACTGACCATGAACAACAACCCGGCGATCCTGAGCGCGGTATTGGATCTGGATATCGAAGGCATCGTGCTGAAACAAGGCGCGCCAACCGATCTGCCGAAGGCGCTGGCCGCCCTGCAGAAAGGCAAGAAATTCACGCCGGAAAGCGTCTCTAAACTGCTGGAGAAAATCAGCGCCAGCGGCTATGGCGACAAACGCCTGTCGCCGAAAGAGAGCGAAGTGCTGCGCCTGTTCGCTGAAGGTTTCCTGGTGACCGAAATCGCCAAGAAGCTCAACCGCAGCATCAAAACCATCAGCAGCCAGAAGAAATCGGCGATGATGAAGCTGGGCGTCGAAAACGACATCGCCCTGCTCAACTACCTCTCCTCCGTCAGCATGACGCCGCTGGACAAAGACTAA